ttaaatacacattttataagTTGAAAATACAAGGAGCATTACCACCGAAAAATCAACTTATACCAAAGTATGCATCAAAGCATTATCAGGAGAATGAAATTGAaaaatttaggatttttttttctgtagttttactTCCATTAATGACTCTCTATAATATATGACAGTTTAAAAATTCCCATCATGTTTTTGACATCTGATAATATCTCTGTTATAATCCTTCTAAATGCACACGGAAAAATAGCTTTGTCTACAGGTTTATGACATCTCCAATGTGTAATTAAATTTCTGAGTTGCACAGATTCAGAAAGTTCAAGACATACAGCCGCAGCTAAATATTACATTGCACAGATTCTTAGCAATATAATCTGCTCATATTACATGCAtctggagaaaaataaaacaattttatagatcactgaatatttttttacatgaaatgtggtatttttctTGACTTCTAGATGCTGATGTGTTTGTAAAGCGCTGTGCAGCTGCGGCTGATGCTCTCTGATCGTCTACATGTCATCTTTTTCTTTGGCCCCGTGTTTGAGAATCCGGGTGAATTCGCCGTAGTTAAAGTTGCCCTTTTTGTCAATGGGAGCCTCTCTGAAGAGTTCGTCCACATCTTCATCTGTGAAACGATCTCCCATGGTGGTCAGCAGCTCTCGCAGGTGGTCTTCATGAATGAAACCTGTGCAGACGAGAATCAAACACAGCTAGAGCAGTTCATGTGTTTCAACAAACACGTCTAAGATGTGAACTACTACATTCTCTGCATTTTGAGAAATCATTTCCACATCTTTTATTTGCTAAATAAAGTTCTAAAATTCTAATGTATAGCCTTTAACTTATAGTACAGATGCATCTTAAATCATGCATGTAAGCATGTAGAATATGCAATTAAAgggttgttcttttttttttttttttttttttttttttaagcagtccaaatatatttattcattatagaACATTTCCCTATATCACCCCTTTGTTATGGAGGCTGTAAactgcagaaattaaaaataaataaatgtattattaattatgaaaataaatacatttggggaaaaaaaatgaacaaacaaataaatctgaaaataaattaaaaatctagtaaaaataaagtttaaacatttatataggaaaataataaattaagggGAAAagtaattcaaaaaataaaaatttaattaattatatttgttttataaagtcacatatttctatatttattatttctattattaatgttttttatttatttattttctatttttgcaAGTCTGGTCAAAGTCTTGATACAGAGACAGGTTTAGTTTTACCGGATCCTTCCTCGTCGAAGCAGGCGAAAGCGTTCCTGATGACATCCTCCGGGTCGGTTCCGTTCAGCCGTTCTCCAAACATAGTGAGGAACATGGTGAAATTGATGGGCCCCGGAGCTTCACTCATCATCCCATCCAGGTAATCTTCAGACGGGTTCTTACCTGAGCACCACACACACCGAAGGGAAGGTCAGTATTTGATCCAGAAGACTATTATGACATCAGTTCCTCCCCGTCAGACTCACCCAAAGAGGCCAGCATGTCATGGAGATCCTCTTTATCGATGAATCCGTCTCGGTTCTGGTCGATCATGTTGAAGGCCTCCTTGAACTCCTGGATCTGTGACTGGTCAAACATGGCAAACACGTTTGAAGTGGCTCTCTGTGGCCTCTTCTTAGTGGTCTTTCCCTTTGCTCGCTTGCTGGACATGATGACGGAGTTTCAGGTCTGGAGAGAGCAGAACATGCTGATGACTTTTCTGCAATTATATGCTCCGGTGTAGATGAGCTTGGTCAAGAAAACTTTAAAGATGATGTAAAAGTCAATCAGTTTGGGTTTTGGGTTAGAGCAGGAAATAAAGTCTgcgtttaagatattttattttatgacatccatctttcttgtgattttttaaaggttttacttATCTAAATAACAAGTATCTCCTAGAGAGGCTGTCATCAGACCAAGCcaaaaattttacagtaaaaatattaagtaTGATCATGCATAATAATAACTACGGACATAATTCAGAAACTGTCCAAATCAGGGCTGagttaactaaaacaaacaacaaattgtAACATATAAAAGAtaacattttctcattttcaatttagtttaacttgatgcactaaaataacacaaactaaaactgtaaaaaaaaagtaaaaaagtaaaaagtaaaaattaacaagcttattttttacttttatcttgTCCAAATGCACCGCATCACGGTATATGTtcacattaaatatattcatatgtccAGCTCTCAGAAAAACTCACATTAGACAGTCAAACTCTGAGATTTAGATTTATAGACAGACCAAAGTCACTTTAACATGTGCCTTTTAAGACTAAGCATTTAATTAGCAGAAGCCCTTCCAAAGTGGGGGTTCTTTAATTATATTAGTCAAATTTGATCTAGAGAAACATTTGATATCTGCAAACAGAGGACAGTAAAGCTAATGTTACAGATGGTTTCTGTTGTGTTCAATGAGAACAGAAGCACATCATAACCATCGGtttcaaaacacattaaacatttatgAATACATCATTCATTGTGAATATGTAATTAAAGTTATACAGTTCTGCTGGATGGCTGCAGTCAGATACCAGTCATTTTCATATCTGTCTTTTTATTGCTCGTGTATTTTTCTGCTCAATAAAGTATAAGCAAATGCTGTGGAATGATATGTTAATTCTTCAATAGCTGCGCTGGTACGTATGCAAACCTGCTGCTCAGTGTCTTCATATCACATTAATCGTACACTGAAGAAACCTGCTTCTGATGCAGCACGAAACTATCCGTTATGAATTTGGGTCAAATCATGTTATATTGTACAATAGCTTGCTCATTTTGGTATGAAATGCTGTGTTTTAAAACTCTTTGACTGCATTATTCCTGTGCGGTGTGTTTTGTGAGTATGCATTATTTATGGACCTGATTAACTATCTGCTTATTTTCAggcaatgcatgtgtgtgtgcatgtgtgtgtgtgtgtgtgtgtgaccacatCATCAGATCACAATGTCCAGCTCGACCACAGGATTAAATGCAGGAATTTAGAAACAGACGGTCTGACCGGCTGAAGGTCATCAGATGCTCATCGTCCTGCAGGACACATGCCCTCATTGATGTATGTCGTAATATACTGGATAGCAATAACACAATATATTATTAAGTTATAAATTAGGTTAATTTTGGGTTAAATTGTTTAACAGCTTTAGACTTCTGTAGAAAACGTCAACATTCTTACgttttaatttgataaattgtGTTAAACCTGGgcttttatatagttttaattgaATGAATTAGTTAATCAAATatagattaaattttttatacatttttgttataaaataaaacaatacaattgaGATTTACTTTAATACATTTGGTAAACTTAGGTgtcaatattgttttaattatttaataattcccccccccccccatgtccTCGGTGTCACTTTCctgattttgtatttatttttttctaacaaaaCTGACTCATcctacaggaagtgacatcattaaGGAAGGAAAACAGGAGCTCCACCAATAAGTATTATCTATGGACTTATTGAATTAGTTGGTTTGTGTGTCTCTAAAACAAGCGTCTTTTTAAATGATACAAGCTATCCAGTGATTTTGCTCCTTTAATACTTCAGTGCTGTTTAACAATAGAAAAGCTTCATCTGCTCTTAGTGAAGGTTACAATAAATCATTATATCCTTATAGTTGCTCTCTGTTAATGAGTTGCTTCTACTGTTTCAGGATCTGTTCTCTGGCCAATGGTTACGTTACCTGTGACTTTTTGACCTCAACGGCACACAAAATGGCCAAACACTCGTTTCCAGTGGAGCACTTATACAGCCAAACTACATGCAAAGAAAGGCATATGTTTGAAACTCAGGAGATTCTTTGAATAGTGAGTTGTTGACAAACTCCAATAACAGAAATGCACTGAACTGCATTAAAAACACTCAAACAAAGCCTTAAATGTCCATCAGATCCTTTTCTCAGCGTATGAGCGATGATCATGCATCACTTTTAGCTCCATAACTTCAACATACGTCACCAGCTCCATCCAGATCTTTCCTCAGTGTCCCAAACTCATACAAAGCTTCAGTTAATAAGACTTTATAGCACATAAAACCAAACCAAAGCACAATAAGACATCATAACTCACCTCTGCTTCAGCTGGTGGATTGTGCGTTCCTCTGGACTGTGTTTTTGTGCTGGAAAGAAAGACAGTCTGTTACTATTTCGAGACACAAAAGTTTCTCAAGAGCATCAGCTTGAATAATGCACCCCTCCCATTtcactctcagccaatcagaggcctCTGTTTTCCTGAAAAGAGCCCGCCCACAGCTGGGATTTAGCCATATAAGGGCAAGGAATGTTGCGCCTGTGTCTGTGTAGGACACACAGAGAGTGAGATTCCCAGAGGAATTGACATGAAATGACAGGAAAAGAGATAAGCTGCCTTATTTAGAGAAAACTGGAATCACACCTccctgtctttgtgtgtgtgtgtgtgtgtgtgtgtgtgtgtgtgaggattgGATGGATGcattgtgtttctctgtttctcagCATATGTtcaaatttgttttacatttcattgacCCCTAAACATGATCACCCCATCCTTAaatttaaactttatatatattttatcatgtgTAAAGACCCAGTTTACTAAaagtattatttgaaaaaaaaaaaaaaggtttatttagttaggtttttttctaTTCACCAGAGCGCTGTACTTtcagtttgttcatttgttttatcattttttattgtttacatatttattttgaagtaatacttatatttatttattttaaggaaatcaattaattaaaatctaattttatctCCAAGGTTTACCCCTACTCCTTGTGCTGTGGCACATCTTGGCTTGACAGTGATCTGGCAGAAGCTCCTGAAACTCCATTAATCTTCATAACCTAGATATGTTCCCTTCCGCATTATTAGATAACTCTGTTAATATTTAGTAACTCTCACTTTTGTGCACAACAACACTTTAGTCATTGTCTTCCATGGCCATCAAGTGTGACATGAGCCAGGAACcaaacaaaagaaagagagagagagagagagagagagagagagaggtattaTTATTGGTATGGAAGTTATTATATTACTGTTCTTGGAAAAAGTCCACTATCACCATGAAAGCTGGAATTGTTTACCATCTCTAAAGTGTCTCTTCACCCAGTGTCTAAACACTAAAAACTATTATAACtgagcaaaaaaatttttttggtaaaattgtatgtattcatttatatttatttaaggcATGAATAACACAAATATGCATATAGTTAACATTAACAGTGTAAAATATACAATCGCTGCGAGGACATCTATGAACTGACGTATGTCAAGTGTTTTaccaaatcatttaaaattaaaagtaattactAGCActctttagaaaatgtaaaaaaataagaatgagaactggattatttatttttatttattatttagtatcCTACAATCTGGCTTcgattatttattttagaaatgttattaattattgcattatataattaataataaatattaacaaagtaaacaataaataaatactacactGTCTCCCTCTCGCGGTGAAGTCCTGAAACTTGAGGAATCGCACACGTCAACAGAGCCATGCTGAAAGAGGGCGTGTCCTGAGACTAGTCCCTGCTTCTCATTGGATGTCGTGTGATTGACGTGGTGACGTGGCGCTACAGCGCAGGAAGTTTTTAATGAATCGCTCTTGTGTTTGAGGTAAGAGCAGTCGCATTAACCTCATCATTTCACATTGTTTCACggttaaatgtgtttgtttattagttTTGGTCAGCTGAAGCGAGTGTTTAGTGTTTGTAAAGAGCTGCGTGGTGTTTAAGAGTCTAACTGCATCTTTCTGACGTGTCTGTGTCTCTGGATCGTTGAAGCTTTATTGTTTATAGAAACATCGATTTATGTTTAAACAAACCCTGATAAAGTTGGAAAATGTTTAATACTGTTTGTTCTCAGGGCAGACTGctgttatattttgtttgtttgttttactgacCCATCTATTTTCTTAGAAGTTGgttttagaaattaaattattatttttattattattttggttagtCTTTATCAGTCCTGGTCAAATGTGATGCTGTGCTGCTGCTTTCCTGCTAAATGCTTCGCTTTTGCCTTGACTTGTGATAAACTTGCCATAGATTTTCCTCAAACTGAAGGCACATAAACCACTGTTCTAAAGTTTAgtaagaaattcatatttttattaatcaacgATGCATTATATTGTTCAAAAGTACCAGAAAATACGTTTTTAATGTCACAAatgattttctatttcaaataaatgccgttcttttgaactttctatctcTTCTgtgaatctgaaaaataaaatgcatcacagttaacacaaaaatatttagcagcacaactatATTcgacatttataataatcagaaatgtttcttgaacagtaaatcatcatattagaatgatttctgaagatcatgtgacactgaagactggaggaatgatgctgaaaatacagctttgatttaaaaaaaaatattcacatagaaacacttatgtgtttttgatcaaataaatccagccttggttAACATAAGAGACTTTGTTCAAAAACCTTTGCAGTAAAACTATTTGACACATGGGATTTGTGTTACGCTTAATTacttaaaattagttttaaacacattttggCTTGTTTAGAGGTCATTGAGGTCATGCAGATGATTGACAGACAGTTAATATTCCTCGATCTTGCTCGGTTACCCACGTGTGATGGTCAGTGTTGACACCAGTATTGAGTTGAGTCATCATCAAGACTAATGTGAAGCTGAACTGAAGTTTCATCACCGTGAATGTTCACATCAGTCTGTTAATTTAGAGCATCGTCCGACAGAATTAGTGAACCGgatttgttctctctctctcttaaagggaaatcaaaattcccttggtcttttgacatataagaggtcattgtgctgtaaaaacatcctgtaagtttcagaactcaaaacattctctttagtctaaaaacagcttgtaTGGAAGCCAGTCACAACAGCTTG
The Carassius auratus strain Wakin chromosome 31, ASM336829v1, whole genome shotgun sequence DNA segment above includes these coding regions:
- the LOC113051007 gene encoding myosin regulatory light polypeptide 9-like, encoding MSSKRAKGKTTKKRPQRATSNVFAMFDQSQIQEFKEAFNMIDQNRDGFIDKEDLHDMLASLGKNPSEDYLDGMMSEAPGPINFTMFLTMFGERLNGTDPEDVIRNAFACFDEEGSGFIHEDHLRELLTTMGDRFTDEDVDELFREAPIDKKGNFNYGEFTRILKHGAKEKDDM